A window of the Xenopus laevis strain J_2021 chromosome 9_10L, Xenopus_laevis_v10.1, whole genome shotgun sequence genome harbors these coding sequences:
- the LOC108701947 gene encoding olfactory receptor-like protein COR4: MDNQTTEYMLVLTGLSDNPSLQLPLFQLFFLIYLMTLTVNLLILLLIITDSHLHSSMYFLLGTLACLDMGYSSVTVPRMLYDLLTSKRIISLQACITQIFFFVFLAISEMCLLSVMSYDRYIAICRPLHYMRIMNWKACIQFVLIVLVFSAMYSLMHTLALTKLSFYKSDSLQTFFCDLPQLLQVSSSDAFINEMLIFVLGTLLAVVISFATFYPYITIIITVLKMATINMRSKAFSTLFSHLTVVVIFYSTLFFNYYSPDAKYHVIEDKVTSVFYTVLIPLLNPLIYSLRNQELKTSLRRALHRL; this comes from the coding sequence ATGGACAACCAAACAACAGAGTATATGTTGGTTCTCACTGGACTGTCGGATAATCCAAGTCTACAGCTTCCTCTGTTCCAGTTGTTTTTCCTGATTTACCTTATGACACTGACTGTAAACCTTCTCATTCTTCTCCTGATTATCACTGATTCTCATCTTCACTCCTCCATGTACTTCCTCCTTGGAACCTTGGCATGTCTGGATATGGGCTACTCCTCAGTCACTGTTCCAAGAATGCTCTATGATCTTCTTACATCTAAAAGGATCATTTCTTTGCAAGCTTGTATAACTCAGATCTTCTTCTTCGTTTTTTTAGCTATATCAGAGATGTGCTTGCTGTCAGTGATGTCCTATGACCGATACATTGCCATCTGCCGCCCTCTTCACTACATGCGGATAATGAACTGGAAAGCTTGCATTCAATTTGTATTAATAGTTTTGGTGTTCAGTGCAATGTATTCCTTAATGCACACTCTTGCTTTAACAAAACTGAGCTTTTACAAGTCAGATTCTTTGCAAACTTTCTTTTGTGATCTGCCCCAGTTACTTCAGGTCTCAAGTAGTGATGCATTCATTAATGAAATGCTCATATTTGTCTTAGGAACGTTGCTTGCTGTTGTCATTTCATTTGCCACCTTTTACCCATATATCACTATAATCATCACTGTTCTGAAAATGGCAACAATTAACATGAGATCCAAGGCTTTCTCCACCTTGTTCTCTCATCTAACTGTTgttgttatattttacagtacTCTTTTCTTCAATTACTACAGCCCAGACGCAAAATATCATGTCATCGAGGACAAGGTGACTTCTGTGTTTTATACTGTATTAATCCCCCTTTTAAATCCTCTGATCTACAGTCTGAGGAACCAAGAACTCAAAACATCACTAAGAAGAGCTTTGCACAGATTGTAA
- the LOC108701948 gene encoding olfactory receptor 5B12, protein MENQTIVYMLVLGGLSDHPGLQIPLFLVFLLIYLMTLTGNLLIIFLIYTDFHLHTPMYFFLGTLACLDMSYSSVTVPRMLFDLLTDKRIISVQACITQIFFFIYFATSEIIVLALMSYDRYIAICRPLHYMQIMNWKVCVEVVSFVLVLDAVYSLIHTLFLNKLFFCKPAALQSFFCELPQLLQVSCSDIFINVLLIFFLGLLFAVGPLVVTLYPYITIISTVLKIPSKQMRSKAFSTCSSHLTVVFILYSTIIFNYFRPSANYHFTENKLTSVFYAILTPLLNPLIYSLKNQEIKTSLRRTLQKLQSLGE, encoded by the coding sequence ATGGAAAACCAAACAATAGTGTATATGTTGGTTCTTGGTGGACTGTCCGATCATCCAGGTCTTCAGATTCCTCTGTTCCTGGTGTTTCTCCTGATCTACCTTATGACTCTGACTGGGAACCTTCTGATTATTTTCCTGATCTACACTGATTTCCATCTTCacacccccatgtacttcttccttGGAACCCTGGCATGTCTGGATATGAGTTACTCCTCAGTCACTGTCCCAAGAATGCTCTTTGATTTACTCACTGATAAAAGGATCATTTCTGTGCAGGCTTGTataactcagatttttttcttcATCTATTTTGCTACGTCAGAGATAATTGTGCTGGCAttgatgtcctatgacagatacatTGCTATCTGCCGCCCTCTTCACTACATGCAGATAATGAACTGGAAAGTTTGTGTTGAGGTTGTATCATTTGTGTTGGTTTTGGATGCAGTCTATTCCTTGATACACacgctttttttaaacaaactctTCTTTTGCAAGCCAGCAGCTTTGCAAAGTTTCTTTTGTGAACTGCCCCAGCTGCTTCAGGTCTCCTGTAGTGACATATTCATCAAtgtattgcttatattttttCTTGGGTTATTGTTTGCTGTAGGTCCTTTAGTAGTCACCTTGTACCCATATATCACTATCATCAGCACTGTTCTGAAAATCCCATCAAAACAGATGAGATCCAAAGCTTTCTCCACCTGCTCCTCTCATCTAACTGTGGTCTTTATACTTTACAGCACTATCATCTTCAACTACTTCCGCCCAAGTGCAAATTATCATTTCACAGAGAATAAATTGACTTCTGTATTTTATGCTATACTAACCCCCCTTTTAAATCCACTGATCTACAGTTTAAAGAATCAGGAGATCAAAACATCACTCAGAAGAACTTTACAGAAACTGCAAAGCCTGGGAGAGTGA